The Pseudoalteromonas tunicata genome segment TACCATGTCTAACCCGCGAGCCAATGGCACTTCATAGTACTCAATTGTATAGCCGTGAGCGCTATAAACCTGCGCTAACATATCAATTACGACCCCGCGCAGAGGTGCATCGTGTGTTGGAAAAATAGTCATAGGCGGCCATTGGTCATAACACACTTTTAATATTTTAGTTTCACTTGCATTGGCTATGCTGATAGATGAAATGATTACACAAACAAAACAAGACCAACATCTACCAATATTATTTTTCAACACGGTCCCGCCCCTTGTCTTTTGCGCCATATAGTTTTAAATCCACTCGTTTAAATAGTTCATCGATTAGTTCATCGTCTGGTTCAGAACACACAACGCCGATGCTTAGGGTGTAAGCTATCGTTTTATTATCAATTTCTAACGTCGAATCGGCGATGGTTTGCCTAATGGTATTAGCGATACGATAAGCGTCATCTAAGCCAGTATCGGGTAAAAAAACTGCGAACTCTTCACCGCCCACCCTGGCTACTAAGTCCGACTTTCTTAATAACGATTGGATTGTTTGAGTGCAATGAATAAGCACCTTATCGCCGGCAAAGTGACCGAAGGTATCGTTAACTTCTTTAAATAAATCTAAATCCATTAGAATAAAAGACACTGTTGATTTCTGACGTTGTGCAAGGCTTAGTAGCTGTTGTGCCATTTCGAAAAAACTTCCTCGATTCAAAACCTGAGTTAATGAGTCTTTAGAGGCGAGTTCTTTAAGTTTTTCATTGGATATTTGTAGTGCTTCGGTGCGTTTTGCTACTGCTTGTTCTAACCAACTACGCTTAGCTTGCTCATCTTCTAATAATCGCTCTCTGTCGCGAGCCATTGAGCACAGCATATTGTTGATATGTTGTTGCAGTTGCATAAGCTCGTTATCTTCCGTGTGTGAAAGGTGAATGCGTTTAGTTGAATCTTGACTTAATTGCACGTCTTGAACTTGTAACATTAACTCGCTTAATGGCGTTGCCAAATAACGGTTAAAAGCCCAAACAAATAGCCAAAATAACAGAGATAATTTGAAGATTGCTGTAACGGCTATTAAAGCAAAACCGAATAAAACACGGTCTAATACAACC includes the following:
- a CDS encoding GGDEF domain-containing protein, coding for MFAGFRSPNNLSKKMMRVILSIYLAVTFFVTSMQFLTEYLKTQNAILDELQQLEQTVHGSIARSIWQYNQTQLEALVAGLIKMPIIEGVELLDKDNKAMIDARSYLTSSVPLSTFSTQSDIHWSLNNSQIYLGSITLYSSSQVVLDRVLFGFALIAVTAIFKLSLLFWLFVWAFNRYLATPLSELMLQVQDVQLSQDSTKRIHLSHTEDNELMQLQQHINNMLCSMARDRERLLEDEQAKRSWLEQAVAKRTEALQISNEKLKELASKDSLTQVLNRGSFFEMAQQLLSLAQRQKSTVSFILMDLDLFKEVNDTFGHFAGDKVLIHCTQTIQSLLRKSDLVARVGGEEFAVFLPDTGLDDAYRIANTIRQTIADSTLEIDNKTIAYTLSIGVVCSEPDDELIDELFKRVDLKLYGAKDKGRDRVEK